In Janthinobacterium sp. B9-8, the genomic stretch AAGCCGCCACGATTATCTCGCCTGCTCTGGGCAGTTTTTTATACGTATTGGGTGTCAGCAGCGTGTATAGCATCAGCGCTGCGCTCTATTTACTGGCGCTCTGGCTGATTATGCAATTACCCGCCGCCTTACCCAGAGCCATCAGCAGCGAGGCAGCCTGCCCGCCTTACTGGCAGGGATACGCTATATCCGCAGCAAACCCGAGCTGCTCGGAGCCATCTCGCTTGATCTCTTCGCCGTTTAGCGGAGCCACCGCCCTGCTGCCAGTTTATGCCCGGGATATCCTGCTCACCGGCCCGGTGGGGCTGGGTGTATTACGCTCTGCACCTGCGGTTGGCGCCTTAGGGATGTCCATCTGGCTGGCCTAGTAGTGCCCACCGCAGCGGCGAGTGGGCAAGCTGATGTTTGCTGCCGTGGCGCTTTTTGGCATCACAACCATGGTGTTTGGTGCATCCCGCTCATTGAGCTTATCTCTGCTGGCGCTCGTTATTCTGGGGGCAAGCGATATGACCAGTGTGGTGATCCGCTCATCCCTGGTACAGCTGGAACCCCCAGATGAAATGCGGGGCAGAGTCAGCGCCGTCAATGCCCTTTTTATTGGCGCATCCAATCAGCTGGGGGATTTTGAATCAGGCCTGACAGCCGCCGCATTCGGCACCGTGCCATCGGTCATTATGGGGGGGGGCAGGAACCCTGCTGGTAGCAGGCATCTGGATCAAACAATTTCCGGCGCTTGCAAAAGAGACCGGCTTTATTAAAAAGGTAATACGGCCCACAGGATAATTACTGGGTATATTCATTAATCATTTTCGTAATAATGCCGGTTTTTTTCAACTCTTCAACGGCAGCATTCATTTTTAAAATAAAGTCTTCTTTTTCAGGCCACTTATACTCACTGCTATACGCAATAAATACGTCTTCTTCTGAAATTTCTGCGACTTCAATTAATTTTATTTTTGATGCATCAAAGGCATCCTTCCATTTTTTCAAGCTGTAAATAACAGATAATCTGTCATTAGCATAACAAGCGATCCGCCCCACCAGTAATTTCTTAATATTTGTATCATTGCCTTTCACCTCCTCAATACTCAGCCTACCTGTTTTAACCGCTGCCACCATTTTGTCACCCAGTGTAAATCCAAGATTAACGCCAATAACCAAACCATAAAAATCTTTTGGAAACGCTTTACGAGTGGGGGAAATCATATCTTCCCGACAAAACAACACCACGCGCTCCCGGTAAACGGGCACAGAATAGGCCTGTATATAACGGCGTTCTTTATTCAGATAAGGCGGAAACAAAGCAAAAACACGGCCATTTTCAATACCTTTCAAACCACGCTTCCACGGAACAGGCTGCAGCTCCAGCAAATAATCAGGTGCCAGTTTTTCTGCAACAAGCTTTAAAAAATCAACATAAATACCTTTATATTGCCCGTTTTCAATATAAGAATAAGGTGCATAGTCATCATCGCCTTCAATAATCACTTTCTCTGCCGCAGATATTTTTGCGGCAAAAAATAAAAGCATATAAGCAATGAAAAGCCTCACCAGCTGACTCCTTATCCGGCGGCTAAAAGCAATACATCATCCAAACTTCCGCCTTCAGAATAGCCCATGATGTGCGTTTCCGCCTGAGCCATAGTACGCAACACAAACAGATAAGCCGCTGATACCCGCTTCTGTAGCCGCAGCCTGTTTCCACTAAAAATCAAGACCTTAAAAACCACAGAATCGTTTTAACCGCGGATTTAAAACCTGCACGCATCAGGCAAGTCACTTACTATCAAGTATTCTGACTGAAACTGACCACTGAATAGGTAAGCCATGCTGCAATTACCTGAACTGATTGAGCTGGAAGAAATCATCCTGCAAGCAGGTGATGCACTCCATTTACAACAGCATGGTGAAGTCAAAAGTGCAGAGATCAGCTTTCCCCTTTACAGCATCAGTATGGGCAACCAAAAACCCGAAGCGCCCGTGCTTGGTTTTTTTGGCGGCGTGCACGGGCTGGAGCGCATTGGCAGCCAGATTGTGCTGGCTTTTTTACGCTCTTTATTAGTCAGGCGGCGCTGGGACAGCAGCTTGCAGCGCAAATTGGAAACCATGCGCCTTGTGTTTATGCCGCTGATTAATCCAATCGGCATTGCCCGCGGTACCCGCAGCAACGGGCATGGCGTCGATTTAATGCGTAATGCCCCGGTTGAATCTTGCGAAAAAACCTCTTTCCTCGTGGGCGGCCACCGCATAAGCCACCTTTTACCTTGGTATAGGGGCGAATTTAATTCACCGATGGAATTAGAAAACCAAGCACTTTGCAGCGTGGTTAAAACCCAATTACTCAATAGCCCGTTTAGTGTGGCATTAGATTGCCATTCTGGGTTTGGCTTAAAAGACCGGCTCTGGTTTCCCTATGCCCATACCCGCACGCCGTTTCCCAATTTACCTGAAATCTACGCACTTAAATCCCTGTTTGATCAAAGCTATCCGCACCACCCCTATGTAATAGAACCACAGGCTTTGCAATACTGTACTCACGGTGATATTTGGGATTATCTTTATCAGGAAAACCAAGGAAGCGGCCATTTGTTTTTACCGCTCACTCTGGAACTAGGCTCTTGGCTATGGGTTAAAAAAAACCCACGGCAATTAATGTCTCTGCTTGGTCTATTTAATCCCATTGTGCCCCACCGCCAGCAAAGAGTATTACGCAGCCATTTATTACTATTTGAGTTTTTATTACGTGCAGTACACGATCATCGCCATTGGCTACCCAAAACTAATCATTATTTAAACTGCAAAGAAGAAGCAGAAGCTTTGTGGTATGGCATATTATGAAAACCTGGGTTCTATTACGCGGCTTAATGCGGGAATCCCGCCATTGGGGCGCTTTTATTCCCAAGCTACAGGCCCAATACCCCGAGGATCAAATCATCGCGATTGATTGGCCTGGTAATGGGGTATTGCATCAAGAAAAAAGCCTGAGCCATATCAGCGATATGGTCGCCCATATTCGCCAAACGTTAGCAGAGCAACACATTAGCGGCCCCTTTTATATACTGGCTATTTCCCTAGGTGCAATGGCTGCCGTGGCTTGGGCCAATGCATTTCCTCACGAAATACGTGCTTGTGTGCTGATCAATACCAGCTTGCGGCCCATCAATCCTTTTTACCACCGATTGCGGCTGCAAAGTATTCCGGCTTTAATTCGCTTATTGTTTAGTAATGTACAAGGCAAAGAAAAAATCATTTTAGAACTAACGAGTACAAATAAACCACAGGCTGCATTAGAGCAATGGATTCAGTTTCAAAAACAATTCCCTGTTTCCAGCAGCAATATTCTGCGCCAATTAACGGCAGCGATACGCTACCGAGCCCATCAGCCCAATGTGCCGCTCTTACTACTATCCGGGGCCAAAGATAAACTCGTCAGCCCTGCCTGCTCGCAAACACTGGCCTCTAAATGGCAAGTGCCCTGCCGGGTTCACACAGAGGCAGGGCACGATTTACCGCTGGACGACGGCGATTGGGCATTAAAGCAAATAGAACAATATTTATCGGGCTTGCATTAATTGCTCATCCATCGCTTGAATACACGCCTGCATTTGATTGCGGCATTCTTCAATCAGTGCGGGCAAATCATCCTGCGTTAAACCTGCTGTAGGAATGGGAGCGAGCGATTTCATCAGCACATCAGCCCCATGCCAGCAATTAAGCTGCATATGATTCATATAAGTACTCACGCATACCGGCAAAATAGGCACACCCGCACTAATCGCCATTTGGAATGCACCTTTTTTAAATGGCAATAAACCACGGCCTTTATTACGCGTGCCTTCTACAAATACCCAGATCGACGTATCTTGATGCTGCAAGGTATCGGTGGTCGATAGCATGGCTTTTTTAGCCCGCTGCGCATTACCACGATCGATCAGTACATTGCCAGCCAGCCAGAATAACTGACCAAAAAATGGAATCCACTTCAGGCTTTTTTTACCAATCGTCACGGTGCGCGCAGGCACCACGCCGCCAAAAACAAATAAATCATAATTCGATTGATGATTTGCAATAATCACGCAAGAGCGCTGATGTTCTAGCAAGCCTTCTACGTCTTTTCTCACTTTAAAGCCAAGAATGCGCATGGCAGGCAAGGAATAAAGACGACCACAAAGCCGGCTGTTATCAGGATTAAATGGGCGGCACAGGCCAATCAGGATGCCGATCATGCCTGCCACAATAAAGTGCACCGACATCAAAAGCATTCGAAGGGAATAAAGCATAAAAGCGCCCACAGTAAGAAAGGGCAGCAGTGTACGGATCTACGGCATTTTTCACAATCAAAGCCGCCGAATGGCTAAACCTGATCAGATCAACAATAAATAGAAAGCGCTAAAAATCTTAAGCCACAAAGAACACAAAAACCACCGCTTGTCCTCAATAGGGGAAGACAGGGCCAAACAAAGCTTTTGATTGCCGATATGGACGATCAGTAATCATTCTTTGCGATCAAACCCTATGGCCATCTGTGTTCTCTGCTGCTCAAGATTTAGCTTTATATAAAATATTGCTACGCCATCAAGCCTTATGCAGCAACCGGCACAATCCGTAATTCAACACGGCGATTTAAGCTACGGCCTGCTTCAGTATCATTGCTAGCACGCGGCTCTGCCTTACCTCGGCCAGATGCATCAAGACGAATGGCATTCACATTGCGGCTCACAAAATAATCCGATACTGCCTGAGCGCGGCGCTCGGAAACGCTTTGATTAATGGCAACGCTACCAGTGTTATCGGTATGGCCCACAATAGAAACACTGGTTTTGCCGTACTGATTCACAATTTTGGCAATTTTATCGAGTGTCGGGGTATAAGCAGATTTAAGGACCGAAGAATTGGTATCAAAGCCGGTATTGGATGTCATGCTGACCAACAGGGATTGATCGGCCATTTTTTGTACAGTGATATCGCCACGCTGAATTTCTGCCGCTAATTGCTGCTGAAAATCTTTAGTTTGCTTATCCATATAGTAACCAATGCCACCACCAGCCAAGCCACCGCCCACAGCACCAATCAATGCACCCTTGCCACGGTTATTATGATTAATTGCAGCGCCAGCCACCGCACCGCCTACCACACCGATCAAAGCGCCCAGCTCGGTTTTGTTTAAATCGCGCTTTTCCCCCAGATCATTGGTGGCACACGCTGAAAGCGTTAACGCAAGAATAAGAGGAAGGGTGATACGCATGCCAACTCCTTTTAAATATCAAACCCGGCACCACTTATTAAAAGCGATGTTGATTCAATATTGAACTCAATGAATAAAGCCTGATTGTAAACGGCTTAGACTTAAAATCATTCAAAAGGATTTGGGTATATTACCCATCGGGTATAAGTATAAAATTATATTACTTTTTATAAACAAAACCTTAAACCCCCAAGGCCATTCAAAAGCACAAATAAAAAAGAGTAAAGAACGACAAAAAAGAGAAGAACCTCACAGCCACCACCCAGCATGGCCTAGCGGTGCGTCAGGCAGATTATTTAAGCTGAATAGATAAATGCTGATTTACATCGCCCAAAACCACAATGCAAATCAGCAAGGAAGCACCACAAGCAGGCTTAAGTCACAACCGTAGGCTGAACCATGCCGGTAAAAGATTTAATTTGTGCAAGCTCGCGTGAAACCGCAATTAAGTCAGCGAGAGCCGTCTGCGTTTCCACACTGTGCCGGACAATATCCGCCTGATATTTTTCCAGATAAACCCTTAGCGTCGCCCCTGCCGTGCCTGTACCTGAAAGCCGGTAAATAATCCGATCACCATTAGCAAAAATAATCCGCACACCCTGCTTGGCGCTATGCGAGCCATCGACCGGATCATCGTAAGCAAAATCATCGGCAAGGCTCACCACTTGGCCGCCCAAGCTCTGCCCTGCCAACTCGGGCAAACGTGCTCTGAGTGCGGTCATCAAGCTTTCCGCTGCATCGCTGGCGATCTCTTCAAAATCATGGCGGGAATAAATATGGCGGCCAAAACGTGCCCAATGTGCGGTAATGATTTCCTCGACCGATTTACCCGTCACCGCCAGCAAATTCAGCCAGAACAACACTGCCCATACGCCGTCTTTTTCCCGCACATGATCCGAGCCTGTGCCGTAGCTCTCTTCACCACAGAGCGTCACCTTGCCCGCATCGAGCAGGTTGCCAAAAAACTTCCAACCCGTTGGCGTTTCATAGCAGGCAATACCCAGCGCTTTAGCCACGGCATCCACCGCTGCGGACGTCGGCATGGATCTAGCCACACCGGCCAAACCTTTGCGATAGCCCGGTACCAAAGTAGCGTTGGCAGCCAATACGGCTAGGCTGTCCGATGGTGTAACGACAAAGTTGCGACCCAGCACCATATTCCGGTCTGCATCACCATCGCTGGCCGCGCCAAAGTCTGGCGCATTGGTCGCAGACATAGCGGCAATCAGCGCGGTGGCATGGGCGGGATTAGGATCGGGATGATGGCCGCCAAAGTCTTCCAGCGGCACGCCATTCACCACCGTGCCACGCGGCGCGGCGAGCAGACCTTCGATAATCTCCACCGCATAAGGGCCAGCGACTGCCGACATGGCGTCAAATTGCATACGGTGGCCTGCAGCAAACCATGCGCGGATCGCGTCAAAATCAAATAAGTCCTGCATCAGCACGGCGTAATCGGCCACAGGATCGATGATCTCCACCGCCATGCCTGCCACGCTAAGGCTGCCTAATACGTCTAAATCTAAATCCGCTGCATCACTGATCTGATATTGGCGGATAGTCGTGGTGTGCTGGTAAATGGCTTCGGTGATTTTTTCTGCTGCGGGGCCACCGTTATCAGTATTGTATTTAATGCCAAAATCGCCATCCGGCCCACCCGGATTATGCGAGGCCGATAAAACAATCCCGCCCGTAGCCGCGTATTTGCGAATCACAGCGCTCGCCGCTGGCGTAGACAAAATCCCGCCCCGCCCGAGAATCACCTGAGCGACACCATTGGCAGCAGCCATTTTCAAAATAATCTGCACCGCCACACGATTATAAAAACGCCCGTCCCCACCCAACACCAGCGTGCCCCCCTTAAGTGCGGGCACAGCATCAAAAATAGCCTGTACAAAGTTTTCTAAATAATGCGGCTGCTGAAAAACGGTGACTTTCTTGCGTAAGCCCGAAGTACCAGGGCGTTGACCAGCAATAGGCTGTGTGTGGATGACTTTCAAACGGTATTCCTTATTGAAATGAATGGGGTGATCTCGCGAAAACCCCAATCTTGAACCACGGAGGACGCAGAGGACACGGAGTTTCACGGAGAAAAGCAATTGAGCAACTACGGAATGCTTCGCGATTCGTACTTATGAGCTAGTTAAATTTGATTTTACCTTTGCAAACTACGAAAAACATAATGACCACACTCTCTGCACGGGGCTTTAGAATCCCCTTGAAACACGCCGAAGCGAGGAACAAGCGGGCGGGGTTTCTTTGATGCCTGTTTGAGCGAGCCTGCGAGCGAGTCCCGCAGCCACCGCTCGATTGTCCGCAGATGAGGGCCTTCGTGTTTCGTGGGGCGGCCTTCTTTTGGTTCTTTTCTTGGCCGTTCAAGAAAAGAACGCCCCCACGGTGGCTACCGTTCCTAAATCAACGTGCCGAAGGCACTAAAAAGATCTTTTTAACTTTAGTTCGCCACATGGAGTGAACCTCAACTACTCTCCAAAATCGTCACGCTCCTTGCCGCAACGCGGCAATCGTGGGGGTTGATTTCTGATTCGGCGTCCCCTGTGCTAGCTAGTCTCAGGCTCCACATCCCTGCTGGCAAGCGAAAATGTACTTGGTGAGCAGATGCATTAATCATGATCAATAAACGCCCGCCTAGCTGTACCATCATCGCCCTGCCGCCTGCATCTTGCCAATCGTGCGAATGCAGCGGTGCGCCAGATGGGTTGAGCCATTCCACATCGGCCCTGCCCCATTCATCATGAACGCCTGTCCACCAGCGGCCAGACATCAACACAGAGCAGGATTTACGAATCGCGATCAGCTCGGCCACGTATTCAGCAAGGCCCGGCTCAGCCTGCTGCCAATTCAGCCAATTGATTTCATTATCCTGACAATACGCATTGTTATTGCCCTGCTGCGTATGTCCCAGCTCGTCACCCGCCAAAAACATCGGCGTGCCTTGTGCTAACAAAACGGTCGCCAGCATAGCTTTCATCGAACGTAATCGCAAGATATTCACGCCCGCGTCTTTGCTTGGGCCTTCTTCTCCGCAATTCCAGCTTAAATTATGATTATGCCCATCACGGTTATGCTCTTTATTGGCCTGATTATGTTTGTGGTTATACGAAACCATATCGCGCAGATTAAAGCCGTCATGGGCGCAAATAAAATTCACCACCGATACCGGCCGCCGCCCCTGGTGATGAAATGAATCGCTAGATGCAGCAAAGCGCTGGGCAAAGAGCGCGCGGTGCACACCATCGTGCAGCCAGAATTTGCGCATCACATCACGAAACTGATCTGACCACTCCACCCAGCCATTTGGAAAATGCCCAAGCTGATAGCCGCCGTGGCCAATATCCCAAGGCTCGGCAATGAGTTTCACACTCGATAAAAGGGGGTCTTGCTGAATAGCAATAAAGAAGGGTGCTTGCGGGCTAAAATGATGATCGACCCGGCCTAAGATTGGCGCTAAATCAAATCTAAATCCATCCACATGACATTGGCTCACCCAATAGCGCAGGCTATCCATCACCATTTGCAAAACACGCGGGTGACTTAAATTAAGCACATTGCCGCAGCCGGTCCAGTTTTCATATTGATCGAGCTGGCCCTGCCTTAATACATAGTAATTGGCGTTATCAATGCCCCGCCACGATAAAGTGGGCCCCATATCGCTCGATTCTGCCGTGTGATTAAACACCACATCCAGCAATACCTCGACACCAATACCATGCAGCGCTTTCACCATATCGCGAAATTCAGATAAAGGCGTAGTGCCTTCCCGCCCCGACCAATAATGCGTTTCTGGGGTAAAAAAACCGAGGCTGTTATAACCCCAATAATTACTTAATCCCTGCCTTAATAAATGCGATTCATCTAAAAAGAAATGCACGGGTAATAATTCAATTGCTGTAATGCCCAGCTTTTTTAAATGCGCTAATACGGCGGGATGCGCCAAACCGGCATAGCTGCCGCGAATATCCTCTGGTACATCCGGGTGCAGCATGGTCATGCCGCGCACATGCGCTTCGTAAATCACCGTTTCCACCCATGGCGTGCGCGGCGCTTTCTCGTTTTCCCAATCATAAGGCTCGGCAATTACCTTGGCTTTTAAGGCAATCGCCGCATTATCGATCGGGTCTAGTGCAGTGGGCTGATCTTCCTGATAGCCAAAGCTACGTGGATCATTATTAAACTCGCCCACAATGGCGCGAGCATAAGGATCGAGCAACACTTTGTTAGGGTTAAAGCGATGGCCCTGCAAAGGCTGGTAAGGCCCATGCACGCGGTAGCCATAAACCAGCCCAGCAGGCGCATCCGGCAAATAGCCATGCCAGATATCGTTAGAGCATTCAGTTAGTTCAAAACGCGCGGCTTCATTGATGCCTGAAGCATCAAACAGGCAAAGCTCTATCCGCGTGGCATGCTCAGAAAACAAGGCAAAGTTAACACCATCACCATCAAAGGTTGCTCCCAATGGATACGGCGTTCCTTCTTCCAGCTTCATAAGTACTCCCTTTTTATTACGCAATATAAATGGCTAAACCTTGAACCACAGAGGGCACAGAGAACACAGAGCGCCACAGAGAAATTCACAAAAAAGATTAATCATTTATGGCATATTTATTTTTCACTAAAAATCCAACATTTTCTTTTACCCAAACAACCATCAACTATTTATTAAAAATGCATTCCTCTGTGAATCTCTGCGTCCTCAGTGTTCTCTGTGGTTTAAGATTTAACAATCCTTCAAATATACAAACCGCCTAAATATATGGATTAGCTGGTTTCATCGTTCACAACAATGATACAAACCAGCAAATCCAAGCTACATTATTTATTCACCCAGCCACTTTAAATAGATCGTCGCTAAAGGGGGAATGGTGAGGCATAAAGATTGCGGATATTGCTGGCTGGCGATGTTTTCGCTCTGGCATTCGCCATTCCCCACATTGCCGCCTTGGTAATACATCGAATCGGTATTAATGATTTCAATATAGCGCCCCGCCTTGGGCACGCCTACTCGGTATTGATAGCGCACTTCAGGGGTGAAGTTGCTAATAATCAACACAAAATCATCGTTATTTTCAGCATGGCGGCTAAAGGCGAAAATTGAATTCCGTGCGTCATTGGCAATAATCCAATTAAAGCCGCGTGCTTCGAAATCAATTTGATATAGGGCGGGCTGGCTTTGGTAAGTTTGGTTTAAATCTCGCACCAAGGCTTGCACGCCGCGATGCCATGTTGATTCAAGCAAATGCCAATCTAGACTATGCTGATGCGACCATTCCCTAAGCTGCGCCCATTCTGATCCCATAAATAAAAGCTTTTTACCCGGATGCGCCCACATAAAGGCGTAATAGGCGCGCAAATTAGCGAATTGCTGCCAGATATCCCCCGGCATACGGCTTAATATCGAGCCTTTGCCATGCACCACTTCGTCGTGCGATAACGGCAATACAAAACGCTCATCAAAGGCATACATCAGGCTGAATGTCATTTGATCGTGATGATGTTGCCGATAAATAGGATCGAGCTGCATATAGCCTAGGCTATCGTGCATCCAACCCATATTCCATTTGTAATTAAAGCCCAGCCCGCCTCGATTGGCTGGCTGGGTGACGGCAGGAAAAGACGTCGACTCTTCGGCAAAAGTCACCGCATATTGGCATTCGCTGGCGAGGATTTCGCTCATTTCACGCAAAAAGGCAATGGCTTCTAAGTTTTCCCGCCCACCTAATTCATTCGGGATCCATTCCCCTACCTCACGTGAATAATCGCGGTAGAGCATCGACGCTACGGCATCGACTCGTAAGCCATCCACACCAAAGCGCTCTATCCAATACAGGGCATTGCCAATTAAATAATTTTTAACTTCATTGCGGCCATAATTGTAAATCAGCGTTTTCCAATCATGATGAAAGCCTTCCTTTGGATCGCTGTGTTCAAACAGGGGCGTGCCGTCAAATTGCGCCAAGCCAAAACCATCGCTCGGAAAATGCCCCGGCACCCAGTCAAGCAAAACGCCCAAGCCCATTTCATGTGCGGTTTGCACAAAAGATTTAAAATCCTCCGCACTGCCCAGCCTTGCCGTCGGCGCGTACAAGCCCAAAGGCTGATAGCCCCATGAGCCATCAAAAGGAAACTCGCTGATGGGCAATAGCTCCACATGCGTAAAGCCCAGCGCTTTAACATAGGGAAGCAACTGCGCGGCCAACTCATGCCAGTTGAGGCTACGATGGCCGTCTTCCGGCACGCGCCGCCAAGAGCCTAAATGAATTTCATAAATGCTGATGGGTGCATCGCCCTGATTCGCCGCCCGCCTGCCTGCAAATTCAGGCACTTTGGGCAAACATCCCGCCACTTTGGAAGCTGTGCCGGGGCTCAGCTCGGCGGCAAAGGCGTAAGGGTCGGCCTTTAGATGACGAGCGCCCGCCTGATCAAGAATCTCGAACTTATAACAAACACCTTGCGGGGCGGCGGGAATAAAAATCTCCCATACGCCGCATTCCTGCCGCAAACGCATGCCATGTCGGCGCGCATCCCAAAGATTAAAATCTCCGACCACCGCGACCCGCTGGGCGTTTGGTGCCCACACAGCAAAAGCCACGCCGCTTACGCCATCTATTTCCTGCGGATGAGCACCCAGTTTTTCAAAGGGGCGATGATGCGTGCCTTCACTTAATAGCCATACATCCATCTCACCCAAAATCGGCGCAAAACGATAAGGATCGTCCAGCAAAACTTCTTGCTCACCCCACTGCACCGCAAGGCGATAGCTAAATGCTTTTTTGCGCCGAGGGATGCGGCCAGCAAATAAGCCTCGCTCGTCAATCTGGCTTAAGGATGCAAGACGGCGGCCTGTTGCGCTATCAATCACCACACAAGCACCGGCCTCTGGCAAAAATGCCCTCACGCAAAGCGTGCTGCCATCCAGATGCATGCCGAGCACGGCAAAAGGATCGCTGTGGCAGCCACTGCAGATTGCCTCTACTTCATTAAAATTAAGCCCGCTCATAAATGCCTGCGTAATATCCGATTAATCCTACAATTTCGCTTTCATCATAGCCACTGCCTCCAGTAAGCGCTCCCCTTAGTACTCAAAGTCGAGTAAAATGCTCAACTTTAGCCCCAGCTGCTTACCCCACTATGCTTGCTCGCCTGCGTGAAAATATCTCTGTGGTCTTCGACCGCGACCCTGCCGCCCGCAATATTCTGGAAGTGGTCTGCTGTTATCCGGGGTTTCATGCGCTTTCACTGCACTTAGTAGCGAATGGTTTGTGGCGAAGGGATTGCAAGCTACTAGCGCGGATGGTGTCGCACTTTTCACGCTTTATCACCGGCATTGAGATCCATCCAGGCGCAACGATTGGCCGCCGCGTGTTTATCGATCACGGCATGGGTATTGTGATTGGCGAAACCGCAGAAATTGGTGACGATTGCACGCTTTATCATGGCGTAACGCTAGGTGGCACGTCTTGGAATAAAGGCAAACGCCACCCTACTTTAGAGCGCGGCGTGATTGTGGGCGCAGGCGCAAAAATCCTTGGCCCGATTACCGTACACGAGGGCGGCAAAGTCGGCTCGAACGCAGTGCTAGTCAAAGACGTCCCTCGCAATGCCACCGCAGTGGGCATTCCCGCCCGAATTATTGAAGAAGCAGATAAATCCAGGGCGGCGAAAGCCGAGCAAATGGGCTTTTCAGCCTATGGTATTTCTGCCGACATGAATGACCCCATCGTAAAAGCCATTCACGGCATGCTCGATCATTCGGTTTGCACCGATAAGCGCATCGAAGCCATTCTGGCCAAGCTTGAACAGCTTGGCCTCAATTGCGAGGCAGAACGCGCAGAGGGCGATCAGTTTGATCCAAGCTATCTCAACCGGATTGTGGATTAAATGTTTGGGAGAGGGGAGTCGAAACAGATCACCACTCACTTCTCCCTCATATAAGCCACCTACTCCCAACTTACGCCCCCTCATTAATACTTGACTAAATCACTCTGGTATTTTAGGATTGGCCTGTAATGAGAGGAAAATCATGCGACTGACGACCAAAGGCCGTTTTGCTGTAACGGCAATGCTAGACCTTGCACTGCGAGAATCCGCAGGGCCGGTAACGCTTTCCGGCATTAGTGAACGCCAACATATTTCGCTCTCCTATCTAGAGCAACTGTTTGGCAAGCTGCGCCGACGCGAGCTGGTAGACAGCGTACGCGGGCCTGGCGGCGGCTATTGCCTGGCCAAAGACGCCAGTCTGATTACCGTTGCCGATATTATTTTAGCGGTGGACGAGCCACTGGACGCCACCCAATGTGGCGGCAAAGAAAACTGCCATGACGAAGGACGATGTATGACGCACGACCTTTGGGCGAGTCTGAACAGCACGATCTTTGATTACCTCGCCTCGATCAGTCTGGCGCAGTTGATAGACAAACATCAGGCCAAGCAAAAACGCTGCAATGACAGCATTTTACTCGGCAGTATCAAGCCTTCTCGTATTGAATCCGGAGCATCCGCAAAATGAGCGC encodes the following:
- the glgX gene encoding glycogen debranching protein GlgX — protein: MKLEEGTPYPLGATFDGDGVNFALFSEHATRIELCLFDASGINEAARFELTECSNDIWHGYLPDAPAGLVYGYRVHGPYQPLQGHRFNPNKVLLDPYARAIVGEFNNDPRSFGYQEDQPTALDPIDNAAIALKAKVIAEPYDWENEKAPRTPWVETVIYEAHVRGMTMLHPDVPEDIRGSYAGLAHPAVLAHLKKLGITAIELLPVHFFLDESHLLRQGLSNYWGYNSLGFFTPETHYWSGREGTTPLSEFRDMVKALHGIGVEVLLDVVFNHTAESSDMGPTLSWRGIDNANYYVLRQGQLDQYENWTGCGNVLNLSHPRVLQMVMDSLRYWVSQCHVDGFRFDLAPILGRVDHHFSPQAPFFIAIQQDPLLSSVKLIAEPWDIGHGGYQLGHFPNGWVEWSDQFRDVMRKFWLHDGVHRALFAQRFAASSDSFHHQGRRPVSVVNFICAHDGFNLRDMVSYNHKHNQANKEHNRDGHNHNLSWNCGEEGPSKDAGVNILRLRSMKAMLATVLLAQGTPMFLAGDELGHTQQGNNNAYCQDNEINWLNWQQAEPGLAEYVAELIAIRKSCSVLMSGRWWTGVHDEWGRADVEWLNPSGAPLHSHDWQDAGGRAMMVQLGGRLLIMINASAHQVHFRLPAGMWSLRLASTGDAESEINPHDCRVAARSVTILESS
- a CDS encoding alpha-D-glucose phosphate-specific phosphoglucomutase, which gives rise to MKVIHTQPIAGQRPGTSGLRKKVTVFQQPHYLENFVQAIFDAVPALKGGTLVLGGDGRFYNRVAVQIILKMAAANGVAQVILGRGGILSTPAASAVIRKYAATGGIVLSASHNPGGPDGDFGIKYNTDNGGPAAEKITEAIYQHTTTIRQYQISDAADLDLDVLGSLSVAGMAVEIIDPVADYAVLMQDLFDFDAIRAWFAAGHRMQFDAMSAVAGPYAVEIIEGLLAAPRGTVVNGVPLEDFGGHHPDPNPAHATALIAAMSATNAPDFGAASDGDADRNMVLGRNFVVTPSDSLAVLAANATLVPGYRKGLAGVARSMPTSAAVDAVAKALGIACYETPTGWKFFGNLLDAGKVTLCGEESYGTGSDHVREKDGVWAVLFWLNLLAVTGKSVEEIITAHWARFGRHIYSRHDFEEIASDAAESLMTALRARLPELAGQSLGGQVVSLADDFAYDDPVDGSHSAKQGVRIIFANGDRIIYRLSGTGTAGATLRVYLEKYQADIVRHSVETQTALADLIAVSRELAQIKSFTGMVQPTVVT
- the glgB gene encoding 1,4-alpha-glucan branching protein GlgB; its protein translation is MSGLNFNEVEAICSGCHSDPFAVLGMHLDGSTLCVRAFLPEAGACVVIDSATGRRLASLSQIDERGLFAGRIPRRKKAFSYRLAVQWGEQEVLLDDPYRFAPILGEMDVWLLSEGTHHRPFEKLGAHPQEIDGVSGVAFAVWAPNAQRVAVVGDFNLWDARRHGMRLRQECGVWEIFIPAAPQGVCYKFEILDQAGARHLKADPYAFAAELSPGTASKVAGCLPKVPEFAGRRAANQGDAPISIYEIHLGSWRRVPEDGHRSLNWHELAAQLLPYVKALGFTHVELLPISEFPFDGSWGYQPLGLYAPTARLGSAEDFKSFVQTAHEMGLGVLLDWVPGHFPSDGFGLAQFDGTPLFEHSDPKEGFHHDWKTLIYNYGRNEVKNYLIGNALYWIERFGVDGLRVDAVASMLYRDYSREVGEWIPNELGGRENLEAIAFLREMSEILASECQYAVTFAEESTSFPAVTQPANRGGLGFNYKWNMGWMHDSLGYMQLDPIYRQHHHDQMTFSLMYAFDERFVLPLSHDEVVHGKGSILSRMPGDIWQQFANLRAYYAFMWAHPGKKLLFMGSEWAQLREWSHQHSLDWHLLESTWHRGVQALVRDLNQTYQSQPALYQIDFEARGFNWIIANDARNSIFAFSRHAENNDDFVLIISNFTPEVRYQYRVGVPKAGRYIEIINTDSMYYQGGNVGNGECQSENIASQQYPQSLCLTIPPLATIYLKWLGE